In Leptospiraceae bacterium, one DNA window encodes the following:
- a CDS encoding pantoate--beta-alanine ligase produces MEIARTERELKQSILKEKSLGKKIGYVPTMGFLHEGHLSIVRNSKKKTDCTVVSIFVNPAQFNDPNDFTNYPKNEIEDLKKCEIEKVDLVYLPSTEELYPDGIPEIEIRIPNLMKNLCAKSRPGHFEGVMLVLSRLFHSIEPNIAFFGKKDYQQYILVKEFVRMLNFPIDIIGVDTLRESDGLAMSSRNARLNSTEREAASVIYRALKIAESEIGKGEKDSSVLVEIIRDVISSSPLLKEDYIEIVDPTNLSIIKKIEKSALIAIAVFFGKVRLIDNWLIQL; encoded by the coding sequence ATGGAAATAGCAAGAACTGAGCGTGAATTAAAACAATCTATTCTAAAGGAAAAGTCTCTTGGAAAAAAGATAGGCTATGTTCCTACAATGGGGTTTTTGCATGAAGGACATCTTTCTATAGTAAGAAATTCTAAAAAGAAAACAGATTGTACTGTAGTGAGTATCTTTGTAAACCCTGCACAATTCAACGACCCGAATGATTTTACAAATTATCCAAAAAATGAAATCGAAGATTTGAAGAAATGTGAAATAGAAAAAGTGGATTTAGTTTACCTTCCTTCTACGGAAGAACTTTATCCGGATGGAATTCCAGAGATAGAAATAAGAATTCCAAATTTGATGAAAAATTTGTGTGCAAAGTCAAGACCCGGGCATTTTGAAGGAGTCATGCTTGTACTATCTCGTCTGTTTCACTCTATCGAACCGAATATTGCATTTTTTGGAAAGAAGGATTACCAGCAGTACATCCTCGTAAAAGAGTTTGTAAGAATGTTGAATTTCCCTATTGATATAATCGGGGTCGATACCCTTCGTGAAAGTGACGGGCTTGCTATGAGTTCCAGAAATGCAAGACTCAACTCAACCGAAAGAGAAGCAGCGTCAGTAATTTATCGTGCGTTAAAAATAGCAGAGAGCGAAATCGGTAAGGGTGAAAAAGATTCTTCCGTATTGGTGGAGATTATTCGGGACGTTATTAGCTCTTCTCCTCTATTGAAAGAAGACTATATTGAAATTGTAGATCCGACAAATCTTTCCATAATAAAAAAAATCGAAAAGAGTGCACTAATTGCTATTGCTGTATTTTTTGGAAAAGTCAGACTCATAGATAATTGGCTTATTCAATTGTAA
- the mfd gene encoding transcription-repair coupling factor, with product MYLRDLVEVYGDKLKKSKIVETFQQDLRKAQIFGVPRSSHSFVASSLFQSDKKIHSVVVVSPLNSEAEFLYRESLSYLEFKETAFFPGPEIIPYEYSKYPIELKKDRIRSLSKIIQGERVLLFTSVSGFLRSIPDIESLKKKSISLKMGKTYSQKEIISKLNSLGYTREEKCEKFGEFSVKGSIVDIFTFMYDEPLRLDFFGDTLDEIKTFDPSTQKSIAEKTEVTILPCDEISLDEEEKGVYNKKIESFSGNLKKTYEILEELVFLTKSPSSLLNFFTKPPLIVIPDRNEVRERALHTFREFESIYNKNKELNICVPPNVLLCSGVEKEVLTESRGICFTSLPKPDSEDGAPFLKIIKVNSFKGKIREVRSKIEELRKEGNPKFILTSSFPAQTERLNSLFSDVGVKILNSDSEIPRSFETQKENSDVFLVLSELRNGFILTEENTTIWSENDIFGRAYKRKTRFKKHASRAIESFIDLREGDYVVHIHHGVGKFQKIEKVTSDNKTRDFLKLSYAGGDTLFVPLDQISLVQRYIGGMEKPHLDSLGKGTWKKKRERVSESINQLAQELVELYASRMKLKGFAYPPDTVWQEEFEAEFEFEETPDQISAIEAVKSDLESTKPMDRLVCGDVGYGKTEVAIRAAFKVMIAGRQVMMIAPTTILCLQHFNTLENRFKNFPLKVEMVSRFRSKTEIKETLKKFSLGEIDMLVGTHALLSPSVKPKNIGLLIIDEEQRFGVTHKEKIKKMKNLVDVLTLTATPIPRTLHLSLTGIRDLSIIETPPRDRQSVETYVMEENEDIIKSAIEKELEREGQVYYIHNRVETIEFEAVKLSKLLPKISIGVLHGQLSEDEVEETLMDFYNKKYDVLVTTTIIESGIDLPNVNTMIINRAETFGLSQLYQIRGRVGRSGRKAYAYLFYRKDRAMTENAEKRLNTIHEYQDLGSGFKVAMKDLEIRGAGNLLGKEQSGDIMEIGFDLYLKMLEDAVAKIKGEEVFVETRTAINLSTNFYIPEYYISDTKQKIEFYKRFEGAMSIEEIGEIVIEMTDRFGSPDEIVNSFILQEKIRTLASNLGFETVSEDKGFIRFKSGEFFKGDPKKIVKLISANTGLSIQPSEPGVLKFLPKHKSEKDRLGEILQILEKIYPEKEFIKK from the coding sequence ATTTATTTGCGAGATTTAGTAGAAGTTTACGGTGATAAGTTAAAGAAATCCAAAATAGTAGAAACCTTTCAACAAGATTTAAGAAAGGCTCAAATCTTTGGAGTGCCGAGGTCTTCACACTCATTTGTAGCGTCTTCTTTGTTTCAGTCAGATAAAAAAATACATAGTGTAGTTGTTGTGTCGCCACTCAATTCGGAGGCTGAATTTTTATATAGAGAATCTTTGAGCTATTTAGAATTTAAAGAAACAGCATTTTTTCCCGGCCCTGAAATTATACCTTATGAGTATTCTAAATACCCTATAGAATTAAAAAAAGACAGAATTCGATCTCTATCAAAAATCATCCAAGGGGAAAGAGTCCTTCTTTTTACATCTGTTTCCGGTTTTTTGCGATCTATTCCTGATATAGAGTCACTAAAAAAGAAATCTATTTCTTTGAAGATGGGAAAGACATACTCACAAAAAGAAATAATATCCAAGCTAAACTCCTTGGGTTATACAAGAGAAGAGAAGTGTGAGAAATTCGGTGAATTTTCGGTAAAGGGAAGCATCGTAGATATATTTACTTTTATGTATGATGAGCCATTGAGATTGGATTTTTTCGGAGATACGTTAGACGAAATCAAAACTTTTGATCCTTCTACTCAGAAGTCTATCGCTGAAAAAACAGAAGTAACTATTTTGCCTTGTGATGAGATCAGTTTAGACGAAGAAGAAAAAGGAGTTTATAACAAAAAAATAGAAAGTTTTTCGGGAAATTTGAAGAAGACTTATGAGATATTGGAAGAATTGGTATTTTTGACAAAATCTCCTTCTTCACTTTTGAATTTTTTTACTAAGCCTCCTCTAATCGTAATTCCAGACAGAAATGAGGTGAGAGAGAGGGCTTTACATACCTTTAGAGAATTTGAATCTATATACAATAAAAATAAAGAATTAAATATATGTGTTCCGCCTAACGTATTGCTATGTTCAGGGGTAGAAAAAGAAGTCCTGACAGAAAGCAGGGGAATTTGTTTTACTTCTCTTCCAAAACCAGATTCTGAAGATGGAGCACCTTTTCTTAAAATTATTAAAGTAAATTCATTCAAAGGGAAGATTCGAGAAGTCCGTTCTAAAATAGAAGAGCTTAGGAAAGAGGGCAACCCTAAATTTATTTTGACTTCTTCATTTCCGGCACAAACCGAAAGACTGAATTCGCTTTTTTCGGATGTTGGGGTAAAGATTCTAAATTCAGATTCAGAGATTCCCCGTTCGTTTGAAACTCAAAAAGAAAATTCAGATGTATTTTTGGTACTTAGTGAGCTTAGGAACGGTTTTATTCTTACAGAAGAAAATACTACAATTTGGTCTGAGAATGATATTTTTGGAAGAGCTTATAAGAGGAAAACTCGATTTAAAAAACATGCATCTCGTGCAATTGAAAGTTTTATAGATCTTCGTGAGGGAGACTATGTAGTTCATATTCATCATGGGGTTGGAAAATTTCAAAAAATAGAAAAAGTAACCTCAGACAATAAGACAAGAGATTTTTTGAAGTTAAGCTATGCAGGGGGAGATACTTTATTTGTTCCTTTAGATCAGATTTCTCTTGTTCAGAGGTATATCGGAGGAATGGAAAAACCACACTTAGATTCTCTCGGCAAAGGGACATGGAAAAAGAAAAGAGAAAGAGTGTCCGAGTCTATAAACCAACTTGCACAAGAATTAGTTGAGTTGTATGCCAGTCGAATGAAATTGAAGGGTTTCGCTTATCCTCCAGATACAGTGTGGCAGGAAGAATTTGAAGCCGAGTTTGAATTTGAAGAAACTCCAGATCAGATTTCTGCAATCGAAGCAGTAAAATCGGATTTAGAGTCAACCAAGCCGATGGATCGATTGGTTTGTGGAGACGTAGGTTACGGAAAAACAGAGGTGGCTATAAGGGCAGCGTTTAAGGTGATGATTGCCGGAAGACAGGTTATGATGATTGCACCTACTACAATTCTTTGCCTTCAACATTTTAATACTTTAGAAAATCGGTTTAAGAATTTTCCTTTGAAAGTAGAAATGGTTTCTCGATTTCGTTCTAAAACAGAGATTAAGGAAACTCTAAAAAAATTTTCACTTGGAGAGATTGATATGCTTGTTGGTACTCACGCATTACTTTCTCCTTCAGTGAAACCAAAAAATATAGGACTTCTTATTATTGACGAAGAGCAAAGGTTTGGAGTTACTCATAAAGAAAAAATCAAGAAGATGAAAAATCTCGTAGATGTATTGACCTTGACCGCAACCCCGATCCCAAGAACTCTTCATTTATCTCTTACCGGCATTCGAGATCTTTCCATAATTGAAACTCCTCCAAGAGACAGGCAGAGTGTTGAAACTTATGTAATGGAGGAAAATGAAGATATAATAAAATCTGCAATTGAAAAAGAATTAGAAAGAGAAGGACAAGTGTATTATATTCACAATCGAGTAGAGACAATAGAATTTGAAGCAGTAAAACTTTCTAAGCTACTTCCAAAAATTTCTATTGGCGTGCTCCACGGTCAACTTTCTGAAGATGAAGTAGAAGAAACTCTAATGGATTTTTATAATAAGAAATACGACGTACTTGTTACTACTACTATTATTGAATCAGGAATAGATTTGCCGAATGTAAACACAATGATTATCAATAGGGCTGAGACTTTCGGTCTGTCCCAATTGTATCAAATTCGGGGAAGGGTGGGGAGAAGTGGAAGAAAGGCTTATGCGTATTTGTTTTACAGAAAAGACAGGGCGATGACAGAGAATGCAGAAAAAAGGCTAAACACAATCCATGAATATCAAGATTTAGGTTCCGGCTTTAAAGTTGCAATGAAGGACTTGGAAATTCGAGGAGCCGGAAATCTTTTGGGTAAGGAGCAATCCGGGGATATTATGGAAATCGGATTTGACCTCTATTTAAAAATGCTGGAAGATGCAGTAGCGAAAATCAAAGGTGAAGAAGTCTTTGTTGAAACGAGGACTGCGATCAATCTTTCTACAAATTTTTATATTCCAGAATACTATATTTCTGATACCAAGCAAAAAATAGAGTTTTATAAACGTTTTGAAGGGGCGATGTCAATTGAAGAAATTGGCGAAATCGTGATAGAAATGACAGATCGTTTTGGCAGTCCTGACGAAATTGTGAATAGTTTTATACTTCAAGAAAAAATCAGAACTTTGGCATCCAACCTTGGGTTTGAAACAGTAAGCGAGGACAAAGGCTTTATTCGTTTCAAATCAGGAGAATTTTTTAAGGGAGACCCAAAGAAAATAGTAAAACTAATTTCTGCAAATACAGGGCTTTCTATTCAACCAAGCGAGCCTGGAGTATTAAAATTTTTACCAAAACACAAAAGCGAAAAAGACAGGCTTGGAGAAATTCTGCAAATATTAGAAAAAATCTATCCTGAAAAAGAATTTATCAAAAAGTAA
- a CDS encoding lipoprotein LipL31, with amino-acid sequence MKQFIYLALLTFTLFVANCGDGSPVIETIDGAKITVKGFENSYDTAIEAMSRMQNVEKKTLVEFIAQNIDQVPEQFKSLNFQFQKKNFFENYRQMLMVKIVAEKTGFSSRADIKEILQQVEMQTLSTLYIQEQVEKRIKITDEQAMEECNRLRAKNKELAAMPIDRCVMAGRGNLKQRESQNVLPKVIERIKEGVVIKHNDKFDVDAYMKSEMKFDENGKKIEDKSGVNEKKAETPAITPTEPVTPPAKP; translated from the coding sequence ATGAAACAATTTATTTACTTAGCTTTATTAACTTTTACTTTATTTGTTGCAAATTGTGGAGACGGGTCACCTGTTATAGAAACTATCGACGGGGCAAAAATCACTGTAAAGGGCTTTGAGAATTCTTATGACACTGCAATTGAAGCCATGAGTCGTATGCAAAATGTAGAGAAGAAAACTCTTGTTGAATTTATAGCTCAAAATATCGACCAAGTTCCGGAGCAGTTTAAGTCGCTAAATTTTCAATTTCAGAAAAAGAACTTTTTTGAAAATTATCGTCAGATGCTTATGGTAAAAATTGTAGCCGAAAAAACGGGTTTTTCTTCCAGAGCCGATATAAAAGAGATTTTACAACAAGTGGAAATGCAGACTCTTTCTACTCTGTATATTCAAGAACAAGTTGAGAAAAGGATTAAGATTACAGACGAGCAAGCAATGGAAGAGTGCAACAGACTCAGAGCAAAAAATAAAGAGCTTGCTGCAATGCCGATTGATAGATGCGTTATGGCGGGAAGGGGAAATCTAAAGCAAAGAGAATCTCAAAATGTACTACCAAAAGTGATTGAGCGTATTAAAGAGGGCGTAGTAATTAAGCACAATGACAAGTTTGATGTGGACGCTTATATGAAAAGCGAAATGAAGTTTGACGAGAATGGGAAAAAAATTGAAGATAAATCCGGTGTGAACGAAAAGAAAGCAGAAACTCCCGCAATTACTCCTACTGAGCCGGTTACTCCACCCGCAAAACCATAG
- a CDS encoding undecaprenyl-diphosphate phosphatase produces MNNYLNAFIRSVIESITEFLPVSSTGHLFLFSAYFPFQGLGEYSNSFEDLFDIYIQSGAIFSVLVLYFRHLFQESKTAGMFILGKTEDKQGILFVVSIMVGCLPIMAIGFLFKDILDSIKSNSNLLLILSLSWIVGGILILLVERKLTAKEEVHSNHNVSVKQAFFIGIFQCIALIPGISRSAATIIAGRSLGLSKKLSAEFSFFLAIPVLLAAGFYKLYKHRSLLQGEFLPILIFGSLLSFLFCFAVIRWFLIYIKKHNFQVFGYYRIALGMTVMAAYFFKS; encoded by the coding sequence TTGAATAACTACCTGAATGCGTTTATTCGCAGTGTAATAGAATCTATCACAGAATTTTTGCCCGTTTCTTCTACCGGGCATCTATTTCTATTTTCTGCTTACTTCCCTTTTCAAGGACTTGGAGAATACTCCAACTCGTTTGAAGACCTATTCGATATTTATATTCAAAGTGGAGCCATATTTTCAGTTTTAGTTCTATACTTTCGCCATTTATTCCAAGAGTCTAAAACCGCAGGAATGTTTATTCTCGGAAAAACAGAGGACAAGCAAGGTATTCTTTTTGTTGTTTCTATAATGGTTGGTTGCCTTCCTATAATGGCCATAGGATTTCTATTTAAAGATATTCTGGATTCAATTAAGTCCAACTCTAACCTACTACTTATCTTAAGCCTTTCTTGGATTGTAGGTGGAATATTGATTCTCCTAGTCGAAAGAAAGCTGACTGCAAAAGAAGAGGTTCATTCAAATCACAACGTATCAGTAAAGCAGGCTTTTTTTATAGGAATATTTCAGTGTATAGCACTCATACCCGGAATCTCCAGATCCGCAGCTACAATAATCGCAGGTAGAAGTTTGGGTCTTTCTAAAAAGCTATCCGCAGAGTTTTCATTTTTTCTCGCAATACCGGTCCTACTTGCAGCAGGGTTTTACAAATTATACAAACACAGATCACTTCTTCAAGGTGAGTTTTTGCCAATACTTATTTTTGGGAGTTTATTATCTTTCCTGTTTTGTTTCGCTGTGATTCGGTGGTTTTTAATTTATATCAAGAAACACAATTTTCAAGTTTTCGGGTATTATAGGATTGCACTCGGTATGACTGTTATGGCTGCCTATTTTTTTAAATCTTAG